DNA from Parageobacillus thermoglucosidasius:
GAAGCCGCTGCGTTCCGCCAGCGCCTGGGATAATCGCCCAGCTCACTTCGGTTAACCCCATGATTGCTCCTTTCACTGCGATTCTGAAATCACAAGCAAGCATTAGTTCAAATCCGCCGCCAAACGCATACCCATTTACAGCAGCAATCGTCGGCTGCGGCAAATTGGCCACAGCATTGAAAACGTCGCGGATTTTTTTCACGTTGCGCCGCACTTCCATTTCATTCAACGTCTTCCGTTCTTTTAAATCCGCGCCTGCGCTGAACGCTTTGTCTCCCGCGCCAGTAAAAATCACAACACGAATGTCGCGATTAAGGTGGATGCGCTCCACTGCTTCTCCAAGCTGGCACAACGTGGCGTAATCAAAACAGTTCATCGCTTCTGGACGGTGCAATGTCACGTAACCTATATGATCTCTCTTTTCCACCAATACGTTTGCCATTATCATTTCCATTGTTCTTCCCCTCATCATTCATCAGTATTTTCAACAATCGTAGCAATTCCTTGGCCAACGCCGATACACATCGTTGCAAGTCCATATTTAACGCCCCGTTTTTTCATTTCGTAAATGAGTGTTGTTAAAATGCGGGCGCCACTTGCCCCAAGCGGATGGCCAAGAGCGATCGCTCCACCGTTGACATTTACCTTTTCGCGGTCAAGACCAAGCTGTCTAATGCATTCTATCGATTGAGATGCAAACGCTTCATTCAACTCTGTTAAACCAATATCACCAATCTTCAAGCCAGCGCGAGCCAACGCTTTTCTTGTCGCATAAATCGGGCCAATTCCCATCACCGCTGGCTCTACTCCCGCCACAGCCGATGTTACATACTTCACAAGTGGTTTCATACCAAGTTCTTTCGCTTTTTCCACGCTCATCAATAAAAGCGCGGACGCTCCGTCATTTACTCCTGAAGCATTTCCGGCTGTGACAGTGCCGTTTTCAAAGAGCGGACGCAGTTTTGCGAGTTTTTCCAGCGTCGTGTCTGGACGGGGGTGTTCATCTTTGTCCACGATGACTTGATTGCCTTTGCGGTCGTAGTAGATAACCGGAACTAATTCGTCGGCAAATCGGTTCGATTCAATCGCCTTTTTCGCTTTCATTTGGCTCTCATAGGCAAATTCATCTTGTTCTTCTCGGGAAATGCCGAACCGCTTTGCGACATTTTCCGCTGTTTGCGGCATGCTGTCCGTTCCATACATTTCCTCCATCTTCGGATTGATAAATCGCCAGCCAATCGTTGTATCAAACATTTCCATATTGCCGCGTGGAAAGTCGGCACTTGGTTTTGCCATGACAAATGGCGCGCGCGTCATGCTTTCCGTTCCGCCGGCAATGACCACTTCCGCTTCTCCTGTCATGATGGCGCGCGCCGCGTAGTTCACCGCATCAAGCCCTGATCCGCACAAGCGGTTAACCGTCGTCCCCGCTACTTCGACCGGCAATCCGGCCAATAAAGCAGACATACGAGCGACATTCCGGTTATCCTCTCCTGCCTGATTGGCGTTACCGAGAACAACTTCTTCAATTTGCTGGACAGGAAGATGTGGATTACGTTCAACCAGTGCGCGAATCACAATAGCGCCAAGATCATCCGGACGGACGTCTTTTAGCGCTCCTTTATATTTTCCTATCGGTGTCCGTACTGCGTCGACAATGACTACTTCTTTCATATTTATCGCCCCTTTTATTCTTTATTGGTGTAATCATATACCCCTTTTCCTGTTTTTCTGCCGAGCCGCCCTGCTTTGACGTATTGTTCAAGCAATGGTGCCGGGCGATATTTTTCCCCTAATTTTTCATGCAAATATTTTAAGTTATTGAGCCTTGTATCCAATCCGACTAAATCTGCTAGCTCAAATGGCCCCATCGGATAATGGAGGCCGAGTTTAATCGCTTTATCAATCTCTTCTGGTGTGCCAACACCTTCTTGAAGCATATAAAATGCTTCGTTTCCAACTAAGGCGCTAATCCGGCTTGTCACAAATCCAGGAAATTCATTCACAACAACAGTTTCTTTTCCCATTTGCTGTGCAACCTTTTGAATAACATCGGCTGTTTCATCGCTCGTTTCTAAACCGCGGATGATTTCAACAAGCTTCATTTTATGAACAGGGTTGAAAAAATGCATTGCAATCACTTTTTCTGGCCGCTGCGTAAAGGACGCGATTTCCGTTGGGCTCATCGTTGACGTATTCGTTGCAAAATAGCAAGATGCCGGCGCATGTTGATCAATCGTCTCAAACACTTGTTTTTTAATTTCCAATTTTTCTGGCACGGCTTCAATGACTAAATCCGCTTCCTTGACTGCTCCGATTAAATTCGTCGAGTAATGCAATCGCGCTTCGGCTTCCTGCTTCTCTGAATTTGTTATTTTACCGCGCGTAATTCCTTGTTCAAAAATAGACGAAATTTCGTTTTTCGCGCTTTTTAACTGTTCTTCTTTCACATCGATGAGCGTCGTTTCAAATCCGCCGACTGCGCTGACATAAGCGATTCCTCTTCCCATAACCCCTGAACCAAC
Protein-coding regions in this window:
- a CDS encoding enoyl-CoA hydratase-related protein — its product is MEMIMANVLVEKRDHIGYVTLHRPEAMNCFDYATLCQLGEAVERIHLNRDIRVVIFTGAGDKAFSAGADLKERKTLNEMEVRRNVKKIRDVFNAVANLPQPTIAAVNGYAFGGGFELMLACDFRIAVKGAIMGLTEVSWAIIPGAGGTQRLPRLIGEAKAKELILTARKITAEQAYEYGLLTNVVEKENLMPSCEALAHEMMQNGPIALQQAKYAIQQGMNVDLQTGIAIEAKAYELTIPTKDRLEALAAFSEKRKPQFTGE
- a CDS encoding thiolase family protein, with protein sequence MKEVVIVDAVRTPIGKYKGALKDVRPDDLGAIVIRALVERNPHLPVQQIEEVVLGNANQAGEDNRNVARMSALLAGLPVEVAGTTVNRLCGSGLDAVNYAARAIMTGEAEVVIAGGTESMTRAPFVMAKPSADFPRGNMEMFDTTIGWRFINPKMEEMYGTDSMPQTAENVAKRFGISREEQDEFAYESQMKAKKAIESNRFADELVPVIYYDRKGNQVIVDKDEHPRPDTTLEKLAKLRPLFENGTVTAGNASGVNDGASALLLMSVEKAKELGMKPLVKYVTSAVAGVEPAVMGIGPIYATRKALARAGLKIGDIGLTELNEAFASQSIECIRQLGLDREKVNVNGGAIALGHPLGASGARILTTLIYEMKKRGVKYGLATMCIGVGQGIATIVENTDE
- a CDS encoding 3-hydroxyacyl-CoA dehydrogenase; the protein is MIRHIVVVGSGVMGRGIAYVSAVGGFETTLIDVKEEQLKSAKNEISSIFEQGITRGKITNSEKQEAEARLHYSTNLIGAVKEADLVIEAVPEKLEIKKQVFETIDQHAPASCYFATNTSTMSPTEIASFTQRPEKVIAMHFFNPVHKMKLVEIIRGLETSDETADVIQKVAQQMGKETVVVNEFPGFVTSRISALVGNEAFYMLQEGVGTPEEIDKAIKLGLHYPMGPFELADLVGLDTRLNNLKYLHEKLGEKYRPAPLLEQYVKAGRLGRKTGKGVYDYTNKE